One stretch of Diabrotica undecimpunctata isolate CICGRU chromosome 5, icDiaUnde3, whole genome shotgun sequence DNA includes these proteins:
- the LOC140442334 gene encoding uncharacterized protein, protein MDELDKEHVFLYSGVSTDSRAAEGVGCLMRASYMSYVKNWKFISQRNLKIEITLDNSEVTTILVTYGPNDDEPLKVKEEYWEELNDAIKNVKGRIVILGDMNSRVGKRDDDNIDILGMQGEDTRNDNGRRMIDFCMENNWIITNTFFEHKDIHKFTRSQEQK, encoded by the coding sequence ATGGATGAATTGGATAAAGAACATGTATTTTTGTACAGTGGAGTCAGTACCGATAGTAGAGCGGCAGAAGGTGTAGGATGCCTAATGAGAGCAAGCTATATGTCATATGTTAAAAATTGGAAATTTATATCACaaagaaatttaaagatagaGATAACACTAGATAATTCAGAAGTAACAACTATATTAGTCACATATGGCCCTAATGATGACGAACCATTGAAAGTTAAAGAAGAATATTGGGAAGAGCTCAATGATGCTATAAAAAATGTGAAAGGTAGAATAGTCATTCTAGGCGATATGAATAGCAGAGTTGGTAAAAGAGACGATGATAACATAGATATTTTGGGTATGCAGGGGGAAGATACAAGAAACGATAATGGAAGAAGGATGATAGACTTTTGCATGGAGAATAATTGGATTAtcaccaacacattttttgaacaCAAGGATATACACAAGTTCACGAGAAGTCAGgagcagaaatga